The following are encoded together in the Kribbella sp. CA-293567 genome:
- a CDS encoding peptidase C39 family protein encodes MTAARPLAALLTGVLVLSLASVPSQAVPPQQREITYRTWTSSADFLSGTRSGTTVAGGALRFGSATGTTAYVDPFGDGSAKTYEQASWISPEVRPGYGLTELVASWNATTPAGTWIEVAMSGRSDEGTTTKWYVLGRWSHGDDTAAGDIHRTSVAGQGDTTGTVSVDTFVARSGRSLDSWRLKVTLYRLAGTKKVPVVRSVGAMASRLPADETVPVSPRGGAWGRVLDVPTYSQETHIGHYPQWDGGGEAWCSATSTAMVLDYYRRGPSPAETAWVDPADADPQVDHAARSVFDYKYDGAGNWPFNTAYAGTRGLDAFVTRLRSLTEAEQFIKAGIPLVASLSFEKDELPGAGYGTNGHLMVIVGFTTTGDVVVNDPASHLIKSNDEVRAVYNRQAFENAWIPHSGGLVYVIHPAGKRLPPKTHQANW; translated from the coding sequence ATGACCGCCGCCCGTCCTCTTGCCGCGTTGCTCACCGGCGTCCTCGTGCTCAGCCTGGCGTCCGTGCCGAGCCAGGCCGTGCCGCCGCAGCAGCGGGAGATCACGTACCGCACGTGGACGTCGTCCGCCGACTTCCTCTCCGGCACCCGCTCCGGGACCACTGTCGCCGGTGGCGCCCTGCGCTTCGGTTCCGCCACCGGCACCACGGCGTACGTCGATCCGTTCGGTGACGGCTCCGCCAAGACCTACGAGCAGGCCAGCTGGATCTCGCCGGAGGTGAGACCCGGCTACGGCCTGACCGAGCTGGTCGCCTCCTGGAACGCGACCACTCCGGCCGGCACCTGGATCGAGGTCGCCATGTCCGGGCGGTCGGACGAGGGCACCACCACCAAGTGGTACGTGCTCGGCCGCTGGAGTCACGGTGACGACACCGCCGCCGGTGACATCCACCGCACGTCGGTGGCCGGCCAGGGTGACACCACCGGGACCGTCTCGGTGGACACCTTCGTCGCCCGCTCGGGCCGCTCACTGGACAGCTGGCGCCTCAAGGTGACGCTGTACCGCCTCGCGGGCACCAAGAAGGTCCCAGTAGTGCGGTCTGTCGGCGCGATGGCGTCGCGGCTGCCCGCGGACGAGACAGTGCCGGTCAGCCCGCGTGGCGGCGCCTGGGGGCGCGTGCTCGACGTACCGACGTACTCGCAGGAGACCCATATCGGCCACTACCCGCAGTGGGACGGTGGCGGTGAGGCCTGGTGCTCGGCGACGTCCACCGCGATGGTGCTCGACTACTACCGCCGTGGGCCGTCCCCTGCCGAGACAGCGTGGGTCGACCCGGCCGATGCCGATCCACAGGTCGATCACGCCGCCCGATCGGTGTTCGACTACAAGTACGACGGCGCCGGCAACTGGCCCTTCAACACCGCGTACGCCGGAACGCGGGGCCTCGACGCCTTCGTCACCCGGCTGCGGTCGCTGACCGAGGCCGAGCAGTTCATCAAGGCAGGTATCCCGCTGGTCGCCTCCCTCTCCTTCGAGAAGGACGAGCTCCCCGGCGCCGGCTACGGCACCAACGGCCACCTGATGGTCATCGTCGGCTTCACCACCACCGGCGACGTGGTGGTGAACGACCCGGCCTCGCACCTGATCAAGAGCAACGACGAGGTCCGAGCTGTTTACAACCGGCAGGCCTTCGAGAACGCTTGGATCCCGCACTCGGGTGGCCTGGTCTACGTCATCCATCCGGCCGGCAAGCGCCTGCCGCCGAAGACCCACCAGGCCAACTGGTAG